One window of the Notolabrus celidotus isolate fNotCel1 chromosome 23, fNotCel1.pri, whole genome shotgun sequence genome contains the following:
- the lgi2a gene encoding leucine-rich repeat LGI family member 2a has protein sequence MLPTLKIWALLSLSFCFLCQPAHLKKGFRCPSTCSCSRESIICVGSSYVPRITPNDVNSLSIVNGTFSEVKEAMFAHMPSLQLLLLNSNSLTTVRDDAFSGLPHLEYLFIESNKLETTSKYSFRGLRDLTHLSLANNNIKALPRDIFMDLDSLIELDLRGNAFECDCRAKWLMTWLKNTNATVSDVVCVGPEDMKDKRLNDMTSLHNECISTDFVLHQSIASESLSVDTFSYKDDVYVTIAAPSSDSCMVYQWDHIEMNFRTYDNITGQSIVGCKSVVILDQVFVIVAQLFGGSHIYKFDEDQSRFSKFQDIEVSKISKPNDIEAFQIGSDWFFVIADSSKAGLSTLYKWNDKGFYSYQSLHEWYRDTDAEFLDLDGKAHLVLASRSQVPVIYQWNRSNQKFVLQGEIPNMEDVVAVKHFRIKEELYLAMTRYIGDSKVLRWGAKQFAEIQALPSRGSMILQPFSFKDRYYLALGSDYTFSQIYLWDDEEKLFERFKEVYIQAPRSFTVVPTDRRDFIFTSSFKGNTQIFEHIIIDLSL, from the exons ATGCTGCCAACTCTCAAGATTTGGGCATTGCTTTCTTTGTCGTTCTGCTTCTTGTGTCAACCGGCTCATTTGAAGAAGGGTTTCCGATGTCCTTCAACATGCAGCTGCTCCAGGGAGTCTATCATTTGCGTCGGGTCCTCCTATGTCCCAAGGATTACCCCCAACGACGTCAATTCTCT GAGCATCGTCAATGGGACTTTCTCGGAGGTCAAAGAGGCAATGTTTGCTCACATGCCATCCCTCCAGCTACT gcTTCTGAATTCCAACTCTCTCACAACAGTAAGGGATGATGCATTCTCAGGCCTTCCACATCTGGAGTATCT GTTCATCGAGAGTAATAAATTAGAGACTACATCCAAATACTCCTTCAGAGGACTCAGGGACTTGACTCACTT GTCTTTggcaaacaacaacattaaagccTTGCCTAGGGACATCTTCATGGATTTGGACTCTCTGATTGAGCT GGACCTTCGAGGCAATGCCTTTGAGTGCGACTGTCGTGCCAAGTGGCTGATGACGTGgctaaagaacaccaatgccaCAGTGTCGGATGTTGTGTGTGTCGGACCGGAGGACATGAAGGACAAGCGCCTCAATGATATGACTAGTCTGCATAATGAGTGCATCTCAACGG ATTTCGTGCTCCATCAGTCCATCGCATCTGAGTCTCTGTCTGTAGACACGTTCAGCTATAAGGATGATGTCTATGTGACTATTGCTGCTCCCAGCTCAGACAGCTGTATGGTTTACCAATGGGACCACATAGAGATGAACTTCAGGACTTATGATAACATCACAG GCCAGTCCATTGTTGGGTGCAAGTCAGTTGTCATCCTGGACCAAGTGTTTGTCATCGTAGCTCAGCTTTTTGGTGGTTCCCACATCTACAAATTTGATGAGGACCAAAGCAGATTCAGCAAGTTCCAGGACATTGAGGTGTCCAAGATCTCCAAGCCCAATGACATTGAAGCATTCCAGATTGGTTCTGACTGGTTCTTTGTGATTGCCGACAGCTCCAAAGCAGGCCTGTCCACCCTTTACAAGTGGAATGATAAGGGCTTTTATTCATACCAGTCGCTGCATGAATGGTACCGTGATACAGATGCAGAGTTCTTGGACTTGGATGGGAAGGCCCACCTTGTTCTGGCAAGCCGCTCACAGGTACCTGTGATTTACCAATGGAACCGAAGCAACCAAAAGTTTGTCCTCCAGGGCGAGATCCccaacatggaggatgttgtAGCTGTGAAGCACTTCCGGATCAAGGAGGAACTTTACTTGGCTATGACGCGCTATATTGGTGACTCCAAAGTTCTACGTTGGGGTGCCAAACAGTTTGCAGAGATCCAAGCCTTGCCCTCAAGGGGGTCCATGATTCTTCAGCCGTTCTCTTTCAAAGATCGCTACTACCTGGCCTTGGGAAGTGATTACACCTTCTCGCAGATTTACTTGTGGGATGATGAGGAGAAACTCTTTGAACGCTTTAAGGAGGTTTACATCCAGGCACCACGCTCCTTCACTGTGGTTCCCACTGACCGCAGGGACTTCATCTTCACATCAAGCTTCAAGGGAAACACACAGATCTTTGAGCACATCATTATTGACTTGAGCTTGTGA
- the sepsecs gene encoding O-phosphoseryl-tRNA(Sec) selenium transferase isoform X1: MNSENFNLSEKIVSSSYIRQGSQARRSHEQLIRHLLEQGKCPEEGWSESTVELFLNELAVMDSNNFLGNCGVGEREGRVASSLVARRHYRLIHGIGRSGDIAAIQPKAAGSSLLNKLTNSVVLDILKLSGVRSVASCFVVPMATGMSLTLCFLTLRHRRPKARYIIWPRIDQKSCFKAMITAGFEPVVVENVLEGDELWTDLEAVEHKITELGAENILCVHSTTSCFAPRVPDRLEELATVCAKHDIPHIVNNAYGVQSSKCMHLIQQGARVGRIDAFVQSLDKNFMVPVGGAIIAGFDESFIQEISKMYPGRASASPSLDVLITLLTLGASGYKKLLSERKEIYLLLAQELKSLASAHGERLLHTPHNPISLAMSLDGLQAESDKAVTQLGSMLFTRQVSGARVIPLGKEQTINGHKFCGFMSHSEAYPCPYLNAASAVGITRDDVTLCIKRLDKCLKTLKKEGNAVKSGPQGLPSCQEDGTGEVTEQ; this comes from the exons ATGAACAGTGAAAACTTCAACCTGAGTGAGAAGATAGTATCCTCCTCCTACATTCGACAAGGCAGCCAGGCTCGCCGAAGCCATGAGCAGCTCATCAGACACTTACTGGAACAG GGAAAGTGTCCTGAGGAGGGATGGAGTGAGAGCACTGTAGAGCTCTTTCTAAATGAGCTGGCTGTGATGGACAGCAATAACTTCCTTGGAAACTGTGGtgtgggagagagggaaggCAGAGTGGCATCCAGTCTTGTGGCGAGAAGACATTACAG GCTGATCCATGGCATAGGTCGATCAGGTGACATTGCTGCTATTCAACCAAAAGCAGCAGGATCCAGTCTGCTTAACAAGCTCACAAATTCAGTTGTGTTGGACATCTTAAAGCTCTCAG GTGTCAGGAGTGTGGCGAGCTGCTTTGTAGTTCCCATGGCGACAGGAATGAGCTTGACTCTCTGTTTCCTCACCCTCCGTCACCGGAGACCCAAGGCGCGCTACATCATTTGGCCTCGCATCGACCAGAAGTCCTGTTTCAAAGCCATGATCACAGCAG GGTTTGAACCAGTTGTGGTGGAAAATGTTCTTGAGGGCGATGAGTTGTGGACAGACTTAGAAGCAGTTGAGCACAAAATTACGGAGCTTGGAGCTGAGAACATCCTGTGTGTTCACTCCACAACATCCTGCTTTGCCCCGCGGGTCCCTGACAG GCTTGAGGAGCTGGCCACTGTGTGTGCCAAACATGACATTCCTCATATAGTGAACAATGCATATGGAGTACAGTCATCCAAATGTATGCATCTTATACAGCAG GGCGCTCGAGTTGGAAGAATTGATGCCTTTGTGCAGAGCTTGGACAAGAACTTTATGGTTCCAGTAGGTGGCGCCATAATTGCAGGTTTTGATGAGTCCTTCATACAGGAGATAAGCAAGATGTACCCAG GTCGAGCGTCAGCCTCACCTTCCCTTGATGTCCTCATCACCTTACTCACTCTGGGCGCCAGCGGCTACAAGAAGCTCCTGTCAGAGCGAAAG GAGATTTATTTGTTGCTGGCTCAGGAGCTGAAGAGTCTGGCCTCTGCACACGGGGAGAGATTGCTCCACACCCCACATAACCCCATTTCCCTGG CCATGTCTCTGGATGGTCTCCAGGCCGAGAGCGACAAGGCGGTGACTCAACTGGGCTCCATGTTGTTCACCCGGCAAGTGTCGGGAGCCAG GGTAATACCACTTGGAAAGGAGCAGACCATAAACGGACACAAGTTCTGCGGCTTCATGTCTCACTCGGAGGCGTACCCCTGTCCTTATCTCAACGCGGCCTCGGCCGTTGGGATCACTCGGGATGATGTGACTCTGTGCATCAAAAGGCTCGACAAGTGCCTGAAGACcttaaagaaagagggaaatgcTGTGAAAAGTGGTCCTCAAGGACTTCCATCATGCCAGGAGGATGGAACTGGGGAAGTAACTGAGCAATAA
- the sepsecs gene encoding O-phosphoseryl-tRNA(Sec) selenium transferase isoform X2 has product MNSENFNLSEKIVSSSYIRQGSQARRSHEQLIRHLLEQGKCPEEGWSESTVELFLNELAVMDSNNFLGNCGVGEREGRVASSLVARRHYRLIHGIGRSGDIAAIQPKAAGSSLLNKLTNSVVLDILKLSGVRSVASCFVVPMATGMSLTLCFLTLRHRRPKARYIIWPRIDQKSCFKAMITAGFEPVVVENVLEGDELWTDLEAVEHKITELGAENILCVHSTTSCFAPRVPDRLEELATVCAKHDIPHIVNNAYGVQSSKCMHLIQQGARVGRIDAFVQSLDKNFMVPVGGAIIAGFDESFIQEISKMYPGRASASPSLDVLITLLTLGASGYKKLLSERKEIYLLLAQELKSLASAHGERLLHTPHNPISLAMSLDGLQAESDKAVTQLGSMLFTRQVSGARN; this is encoded by the exons ATGAACAGTGAAAACTTCAACCTGAGTGAGAAGATAGTATCCTCCTCCTACATTCGACAAGGCAGCCAGGCTCGCCGAAGCCATGAGCAGCTCATCAGACACTTACTGGAACAG GGAAAGTGTCCTGAGGAGGGATGGAGTGAGAGCACTGTAGAGCTCTTTCTAAATGAGCTGGCTGTGATGGACAGCAATAACTTCCTTGGAAACTGTGGtgtgggagagagggaaggCAGAGTGGCATCCAGTCTTGTGGCGAGAAGACATTACAG GCTGATCCATGGCATAGGTCGATCAGGTGACATTGCTGCTATTCAACCAAAAGCAGCAGGATCCAGTCTGCTTAACAAGCTCACAAATTCAGTTGTGTTGGACATCTTAAAGCTCTCAG GTGTCAGGAGTGTGGCGAGCTGCTTTGTAGTTCCCATGGCGACAGGAATGAGCTTGACTCTCTGTTTCCTCACCCTCCGTCACCGGAGACCCAAGGCGCGCTACATCATTTGGCCTCGCATCGACCAGAAGTCCTGTTTCAAAGCCATGATCACAGCAG GGTTTGAACCAGTTGTGGTGGAAAATGTTCTTGAGGGCGATGAGTTGTGGACAGACTTAGAAGCAGTTGAGCACAAAATTACGGAGCTTGGAGCTGAGAACATCCTGTGTGTTCACTCCACAACATCCTGCTTTGCCCCGCGGGTCCCTGACAG GCTTGAGGAGCTGGCCACTGTGTGTGCCAAACATGACATTCCTCATATAGTGAACAATGCATATGGAGTACAGTCATCCAAATGTATGCATCTTATACAGCAG GGCGCTCGAGTTGGAAGAATTGATGCCTTTGTGCAGAGCTTGGACAAGAACTTTATGGTTCCAGTAGGTGGCGCCATAATTGCAGGTTTTGATGAGTCCTTCATACAGGAGATAAGCAAGATGTACCCAG GTCGAGCGTCAGCCTCACCTTCCCTTGATGTCCTCATCACCTTACTCACTCTGGGCGCCAGCGGCTACAAGAAGCTCCTGTCAGAGCGAAAG GAGATTTATTTGTTGCTGGCTCAGGAGCTGAAGAGTCTGGCCTCTGCACACGGGGAGAGATTGCTCCACACCCCACATAACCCCATTTCCCTGG CCATGTCTCTGGATGGTCTCCAGGCCGAGAGCGACAAGGCGGTGACTCAACTGGGCTCCATGTTGTTCACCCGGCAAGTGTCGGGAGCCAG AAATTGA